In Aegilops tauschii subsp. strangulata cultivar AL8/78 chromosome 3, Aet v6.0, whole genome shotgun sequence, one genomic interval encodes:
- the LOC109769991 gene encoding alpha/beta-gliadin MM1-like, giving the protein MKTFLVVALLVAVATIEPATSDILRSDQSQQSFPQQPQKQTIQSFFEQQLISCRDVMLLQCNILVPSFKSQILQENVCAVMRKECCEQFRQVPEQSRCLAINSVAHAIILHEQQQHQQQQQQYSWGVGTFKLPQQQYPSVQGSIQPPFEAIRAFVLQTLPAACGAYVSQYCSTTTGSFGGFVGN; this is encoded by the coding sequence ATGAAGACCTTCCTCGTCGTTGCCCTCCTTGTCGCTGTGGCGACCATTGAACCCGCCACCTCCGATATTCTACGTAGTGATCAGTCACAACAATCATTTCCGCAGCAACCACAAAAACAAACCATTCAGTCCTTTTTTGAACAACAATTGATATCATGCAGGGATGTCATGTTGTTGCAGTGCAACATACTGGTACCGTCCTTCAAGTCACAAATATTGCAGGAAAATGTTTGTGCGGTGATGCGGAAAGAGTGTTGTGAGCAGTTCAGGCAGGTCCCTGAGCAATCACGATGCCTGGCCATCAATAGTGTCGCGCATGCCATTATTTTGCATGAGCAACAGCAACatcagcaacaacaacaacaatactCGTGGGGTGTGGGCACCTTCAAGCTACCTCAACAACAATACCCGTCGGTCCAGGGCTCCATCCAGCCTCCATTTGAGGCGATAAGGGCATTTGTCTTGCAAACACTACCGGCGGCGTGCGGTGCGTATGTCTCACAATACTGTTCCACCACCACCGGCTCATTTGGCGGCTTCGTTGGTAACTGA